DNA sequence from the Streptomyces cinnabarinus genome:
CGCGGTGCCGGCCGCCTCGAACTCCGCGCGGTGGGCGACCACCGCCGACTGGTGCAGCCGCGGCACGAACACATCGATGCCCCGCCGGACGCACTGGTCGAGGGCGTACTCCACATACCCGGCCGGGGACAGGCCCTCCGGCTCCAGATCGGCGGTGTCGGCGGCGGCCAGCACGGGTGAGTCGGCGTCCCCGTGCGTCGCATGGATCTCCACCGCGCGATCGCTGGGATTTCGGCGGAGCTGATCCATGAAGAACACGTTCTCCGCGTACGTGCGGTTGAGCCAGACGCGTACGCGAGAGACCATTCAGGCCGCCTTTCACGGTTCGCGGGCACGGCGAAGCAGGCCGTGCCCGGCCAGGGAGGTTGGAGGTACACCAAACCGCCCCGTGCGAAGGGAAGTTCATGGCGGTGGTGTTGGGGCGATCATACGGCTTGCCGGAGGCCCCGCGTGCAACATGCGTGTTACGGATTCCCCGATCCTGCCCGGGTGGATCAAGGGACCCCGTAGTCGCGCCGCGACACGACAGGCCGTGGGCGCGAACCCGCCTTGTCCCAGAACCGCGAATGTGTTCTCGTGGTGCTTTCCACGTGACGAGGGGGACGAGACGTGGCGTTATCGGCCGGGGGTGCCGGACAGCTGTTGGCCATCAGTGACCTGCACATCGGCTACGAGGAGAACCGCGCGCTGGTCGACAAGATGCGGCCGGAGACCGACGACGACTGGCTGGTGGTCGCCGGCGACGTCGCGGAGACCGTGGCTGACATCCGATGGGCCCTGCAAACGCTTTCCGGACGCTTCAGCAAGGTCATCTGGGCCCCGGGCAACCATGAGCTGTGGACCCACCCGAAGGACGCCGTCACCCTGCGTGGCGTCGCCCGCTACGAGTACCTGGTCACCCTGTGCCGGGAACTCGGCGTGACCACTCCCGAGGACCCCTACCCGGTCTGGGACGGCCCCGGCGGCCCCGTCGCCGTGGCCCCGCTCTTCCTGCTCTACGACTACACCTTCCTGCCGCAGGGCTGCGTGACCAAGGAGGAGGGGCTGCGGTACGCCCAGGGCACCGGCATCGTCTGCAACGACGAGTACCTGCTGCACCCCGATCCCTATCCGACCCGCGAGGCCTGGTGCCGGGCCCGGGTCGCGCAGACCGAGCGCCGCCTCGCCGCGCTCCCCGACGACCTGCCCACGGTCCTCGTCAACCACTACCCGCTGGACCGCCACCCGATGGAG
Encoded proteins:
- a CDS encoding metallophosphoesterase family protein, with protein sequence MALSAGGAGQLLAISDLHIGYEENRALVDKMRPETDDDWLVVAGDVAETVADIRWALQTLSGRFSKVIWAPGNHELWTHPKDAVTLRGVARYEYLVTLCRELGVTTPEDPYPVWDGPGGPVAVAPLFLLYDYTFLPQGCVTKEEGLRYAQGTGIVCNDEYLLHPDPYPTREAWCRARVAQTERRLAALPDDLPTVLVNHYPLDRHPMEVLWHPEFAMWCGTERTADWHRRFRVETMVYGHLHIPRTTFHDGVRFEEVSVGYPREWRKRPDPPGRLRRILPREVGAP